Proteins encoded by one window of Elusimicrobiota bacterium:
- a CDS encoding endonuclease/exonuclease/phosphatase family protein, with product MAALTVLLLAASLAGAAEAPPKAIKVLTFNAAGIPLVHPGVARRMKAAGREIAAGGYDVVGLQELWRDGDSAALAREAGLPHAARFPRRVAFRSGLTILSRWPILAAEERAFGTVRPSLRHLFQGETVPSKGFLFARVATPWGELDFYAAHTLADYRETRYRMLRMTELFELAEGVVELSQDRPFVILGDLNSGHGDREFDLFLDLLGLDDPCAPAGKEACGDPRRPKRIDHVLLPTGRLDAKARLVFDPALSDHFGFAADLPRGLMALRARPDPERRRAALRAVDEETSAAIARLETEGRRAAWIPLYGAFLTARYARQAGRLKALRERAASAP from the coding sequence ATGGCGGCCCTGACCGTCCTCCTGCTCGCCGCGTCGCTGGCGGGCGCGGCGGAGGCGCCGCCCAAGGCGATCAAGGTCCTGACCTTCAACGCGGCGGGCATCCCGCTCGTGCATCCGGGGGTGGCGCGGCGGATGAAGGCCGCGGGACGGGAGATCGCGGCGGGCGGCTACGACGTCGTCGGTCTCCAGGAGCTGTGGCGCGACGGCGACAGCGCGGCGCTGGCGCGCGAGGCGGGCCTGCCTCACGCCGCGCGCTTTCCTCGCCGGGTCGCCTTCCGCTCCGGCCTGACCATCCTGTCGCGCTGGCCCATCCTGGCCGCGGAGGAGCGCGCGTTCGGCACGGTGCGGCCGTCCCTGCGCCACCTGTTCCAGGGGGAGACCGTGCCGAGCAAGGGCTTCCTGTTCGCGCGCGTCGCGACGCCGTGGGGCGAGCTCGACTTCTACGCCGCGCACACCTTGGCCGATTACCGCGAGACCCGGTATCGCATGCTCCGCATGACCGAGCTCTTCGAGCTCGCCGAGGGCGTCGTCGAGCTGTCGCAGGACCGCCCGTTCGTGATCCTCGGCGACCTGAACTCGGGCCACGGCGACCGGGAGTTCGACCTGTTCCTCGACCTGCTCGGCCTGGACGACCCGTGCGCGCCCGCGGGAAAGGAGGCCTGCGGCGACCCCAGACGGCCCAAGCGCATCGACCACGTCCTGCTCCCGACGGGGCGCCTCGACGCGAAGGCGCGGCTCGTCTTCGATCCCGCGCTGTCGGATCACTTCGGCTTCGCCGCCGACCTGCCGCGCGGCCTCATGGCCCTGCGCGCCCGGCCCGACCCGGAGCGGCGGAGGGCGGCCCTGCGCGCCGTCGATGAGGAGACGAGCGCCGCGATCGCGCGCCTGGAGACCGAGGGACGGAGGGCGGCCTGGATCCCGC
- a CDS encoding GMC family oxidoreductase — protein sequence MRADGATLAAFDEAFDYVVVGSGAAGATAARALAGTGRSVCVLEEGPAIDPKSFGDDSWGAFKTMFRGMNGQVARGRAFIPVIQGRVLGGSTVINSAIAWRVPDDVFAEWAALGLGDALPAKELHRYWDEIEKDLDAAPTPEAAWGGFNRLMRDGARKLGVRADPTRRYASGCKATGQCLTGCPSGAKRSMLTTYLPQAEAKGAVIVTGAEARRVLIEDGRALGVEGRLSAPGRPAFRAMARRAVVVAASAIQSPLLLERSGVRSAHLGEHFMAHPGTPLTGLFDAPASLWRGATQGFDSVHHRRDWRVKIETIGLPPEIVFARLPGAGRRWKEKMALAKRTAIFAVQTRAWAEGSVREGPFGADIRYDLGRRDMMQIRRGLRFAAELLFAAGAREVWPGIYGLPEALKPGDEKLLDAGPDDPRCYSWILSHLFGTARMAARAGGGAVGTDFAVHGVPNLVVADSSVFPTNLGVNPQHAIMAVARLCAERLAERT from the coding sequence ATGCGGGCTGACGGCGCGACGCTCGCCGCCTTCGACGAGGCGTTCGATTACGTCGTCGTGGGCTCCGGCGCCGCCGGCGCCACCGCGGCGCGCGCGCTCGCCGGAACGGGACGCTCGGTATGCGTGCTCGAGGAGGGCCCCGCGATCGACCCGAAGTCGTTCGGCGACGACTCCTGGGGCGCGTTCAAGACGATGTTCCGGGGCATGAACGGCCAGGTCGCGCGCGGCCGGGCCTTCATCCCGGTCATCCAGGGCCGCGTGCTCGGCGGCAGCACGGTGATCAACTCCGCGATCGCCTGGCGCGTGCCCGATGACGTGTTCGCCGAATGGGCGGCCCTCGGCCTCGGCGACGCGCTCCCGGCCAAGGAGCTCCACCGTTATTGGGACGAGATCGAGAAGGACCTCGACGCGGCGCCCACGCCCGAGGCGGCGTGGGGGGGCTTCAACCGCCTCATGCGCGACGGCGCGAGGAAGCTCGGCGTCCGCGCCGACCCGACGAGGCGCTACGCCTCGGGCTGCAAGGCCACGGGGCAATGCCTCACCGGCTGCCCGAGCGGGGCCAAGCGCAGCATGCTGACGACCTATCTCCCGCAGGCCGAGGCGAAGGGGGCGGTGATCGTCACCGGCGCCGAGGCCCGGCGCGTTCTGATCGAGGACGGGCGGGCGCTCGGCGTCGAGGGACGGCTCTCCGCTCCCGGGCGTCCCGCGTTCCGGGCCATGGCGCGGCGCGCCGTCGTCGTCGCGGCGTCGGCGATCCAGTCGCCGCTGCTGCTCGAGCGCAGCGGCGTGCGCTCCGCCCATCTCGGGGAGCATTTCATGGCGCACCCGGGCACGCCGCTGACCGGCCTGTTCGACGCGCCCGCGAGCCTGTGGCGCGGCGCGACCCAGGGCTTCGACTCCGTGCACCACCGCCGCGACTGGCGCGTCAAGATCGAGACGATCGGCCTGCCGCCGGAGATCGTCTTCGCGCGCCTGCCGGGAGCGGGGCGGCGCTGGAAGGAGAAGATGGCTCTGGCCAAGCGAACGGCGATCTTCGCCGTGCAGACGCGCGCCTGGGCCGAGGGCTCGGTGCGCGAGGGCCCGTTCGGCGCCGACATCCGCTACGACCTCGGCCGCCGGGACATGATGCAGATCCGCCGCGGCCTGCGCTTCGCCGCGGAGCTCCTGTTCGCCGCGGGCGCGCGCGAGGTGTGGCCCGGCATATACGGACTGCCGGAGGCCCTCAAGCCCGGCGACGAGAAGCTCCTCGACGCGGGGCCCGACGATCCGCGCTGCTACTCCTGGATCCTCTCGCACCTGTTCGGCACCGCGCGCATGGCCGCCCGCGCCGGGGGGGGCGCGGTGGGGACCGATTTCGCCGTCCACGGCGTCCCCAACCTCGTCGTCGCCGACTCCTCGGTGTTCCCGACCAACCTCGGAGTCAATCCCCAGCACGCGATCATGGCCGTCGCGCGCCTGTGCGCCGAGCGCCTGGCGGAGAGGACCTGA
- a CDS encoding transketolase family protein, which produces MAAKATRESFGETILELAATNENLVVLDADLSKSTMTQPFMKKYPHRHFELGIAEQNMIGVAAGLALSGKIPVLTSFACFLIGRVESIRVSAAYNQTNMKLVGTHAGIGIGEDGTSQMGLEDVAAMRALPNMTILQPADHAETRQAVRWMIEHKGPVYIRLTRQKMPDVHGPDYKWQPNKIDVVYEPVKKPAKYQATIIASGGPVPHAVEAAKLLEAKGFAVRVANASTLLPFDGETVARLAADSQRIVAVEDHNVHGGLGSAVCEAIAERGISCPVVRVGLRSFGESATPEQLYEKYGLTAPSIAEACLKNPA; this is translated from the coding sequence ATGGCCGCTAAAGCGACGCGCGAATCCTTCGGCGAGACCATCCTCGAACTCGCCGCGACCAACGAGAACCTCGTCGTCCTGGACGCCGACCTCTCCAAGTCCACGATGACCCAGCCCTTCATGAAGAAGTACCCGCACCGGCACTTCGAGCTGGGCATCGCCGAGCAGAACATGATCGGCGTGGCCGCGGGCCTGGCGCTCTCCGGGAAGATCCCGGTCCTGACGAGCTTCGCCTGCTTCCTGATCGGCCGTGTCGAGTCCATCCGCGTCAGCGCCGCCTACAACCAGACCAACATGAAGCTCGTCGGCACGCACGCCGGCATCGGCATCGGCGAGGACGGCACCTCCCAGATGGGCCTCGAGGACGTGGCCGCGATGCGCGCGCTCCCGAACATGACCATACTCCAGCCGGCGGACCACGCGGAGACCCGGCAGGCCGTGCGCTGGATGATCGAGCACAAGGGGCCGGTGTACATCCGCCTCACCCGCCAGAAGATGCCCGACGTCCACGGCCCGGACTACAAGTGGCAGCCCAACAAGATCGATGTGGTGTACGAGCCGGTCAAGAAACCGGCGAAGTATCAGGCGACCATCATCGCCTCGGGCGGCCCCGTACCGCACGCGGTCGAGGCGGCCAAGCTCCTCGAGGCCAAGGGCTTCGCGGTGCGCGTCGCCAACGCGTCCACGCTCCTTCCCTTCGACGGCGAGACCGTCGCCCGGCTCGCCGCGGACTCCCAGCGCATCGTCGCGGTCGAGGACCACAACGTCCACGGCGGCCTCGGCTCCGCGGTGTGCGAGGCGATCGCCGAGCGGGGGATCTCCTGCCCGGTCGTCCGAGTCGGCCTGCGCTCCTTCGGCGAGTCCGCCACGCCCGAGCAGCTGTACGAGAAGTACGGCCTGACGGCGCCGAGCATCGCCGAGGCCTGCCTCAAGAACCCCGCGTGA
- a CDS encoding transketolase — protein sequence MPTSTAAPTDLKSLTKHLRHDIIRMIEAAGNGHPGGSLSIIDILTVLYWKFLKHDPKQPAWEGRDRFILSKGHACPALYAVMAHRGYFPTADLLNLRKLGSPLQGHPDRLRMPGIEFSTGSLGQGLSVGVGMALAAKADKKDWKTVVVLGDGEMQEGQCWEAFMSAPKFKLDNLIAIVDFNNGQIDGPVKEVMDIDPLTDKLRAFNWEVQAIDGHDLAAIENALARAWAAKDGKPQVIVADTVKGKGVSFMEHNIAWHGNAPKKEDADKACMEIKNGR from the coding sequence ATGCCCACCTCGACCGCCGCCCCGACGGACCTGAAGTCCCTGACGAAGCACCTTCGCCACGACATCATCCGCATGATCGAGGCCGCCGGCAACGGACACCCCGGCGGCTCGCTGTCGATCATCGACATCTTGACCGTGCTGTACTGGAAGTTCCTCAAGCACGACCCGAAGCAGCCCGCCTGGGAGGGCCGCGACCGCTTCATCCTCTCGAAGGGGCACGCGTGCCCGGCGCTGTACGCGGTGATGGCGCACCGCGGCTATTTCCCGACCGCCGACCTGCTCAACCTGCGCAAGCTCGGCAGCCCGCTGCAGGGCCACCCGGACCGCCTGCGCATGCCCGGCATCGAGTTCTCGACGGGCTCGCTCGGCCAGGGCCTCTCCGTCGGCGTCGGCATGGCGCTCGCCGCCAAGGCCGACAAGAAGGACTGGAAGACCGTGGTCGTCCTCGGCGACGGCGAGATGCAGGAAGGCCAGTGCTGGGAGGCCTTCATGTCCGCGCCCAAGTTCAAGCTCGACAACCTCATCGCGATCGTGGACTTCAACAACGGCCAGATCGACGGCCCGGTCAAGGAGGTCATGGACATCGACCCCCTGACCGACAAGCTGCGCGCGTTCAACTGGGAGGTCCAGGCGATAGATGGTCATGATTTGGCGGCCATCGAAAATGCCCTTGCGCGTGCCTGGGCCGCCAAAGACGGCAAGCCCCAGGTCATCGTCGCCGACACGGTCAAGGGCAAGGGCGTCTCCTTCATGGAGCACAACATCGCCTGGCACGGGAACGCCCCGAAGAAGGAAGACGCCGACAAGGCTTGCATGGAGATCAAGAATGGCCGCTAA
- a CDS encoding purine-nucleoside phosphorylase: MKINLYIGAIRKAAAFIKKRAPGFTPDVGFVLGSGLAKAVPPLEKTLTIPYREIPGFPRTTVPGHEGKLILGRSAGRSVVVMQGRFHYYEGHAMEDIALPIRALEYLGLKTLIVTAAVGSMREKVKPGHFTVITDHINLMGRNPLRAFHEEEFGTMFPDMTQAYDAKLNKTILAACRKRKAAVHEGVYVAVGGPSYETPAEIKAFRALGGDVVGMSVVPEVVPARQMGLTTSALVWTSNMAAGLPGAIQNHGDVLALGARVSDALRGVLSDLIKVV, translated from the coding sequence ATGAAGATCAATCTTTACATCGGCGCGATCCGCAAGGCGGCGGCGTTCATCAAGAAGCGGGCCCCCGGCTTCACGCCCGACGTCGGCTTCGTCCTCGGCTCTGGCCTGGCGAAGGCCGTCCCTCCGCTCGAGAAGACCTTGACCATCCCCTACCGCGAGATCCCGGGCTTCCCGCGCACCACGGTCCCCGGCCACGAGGGCAAGCTCATCCTGGGCCGCTCCGCCGGGCGCTCGGTCGTCGTCATGCAGGGCCGCTTCCATTACTACGAGGGCCACGCGATGGAGGACATCGCGCTCCCCATCCGCGCCCTCGAGTACCTGGGCCTCAAGACCTTGATCGTGACCGCGGCCGTCGGCTCGATGCGCGAGAAGGTCAAGCCCGGCCACTTCACCGTCATCACCGACCACATCAACCTGATGGGCCGCAACCCGCTTCGCGCGTTCCACGAGGAAGAGTTCGGGACGATGTTCCCCGACATGACCCAGGCCTACGACGCCAAGCTCAACAAGACGATCCTGGCCGCCTGCCGCAAGCGCAAGGCGGCGGTGCACGAGGGCGTGTACGTCGCCGTCGGCGGCCCTTCCTACGAGACGCCGGCCGAGATCAAGGCGTTCCGCGCGCTCGGCGGCGACGTGGTCGGGATGTCGGTCGTGCCCGAGGTGGTCCCCGCGCGGCAGATGGGCCTGACGACCTCCGCGCTCGTGTGGACGTCGAACATGGCGGCGGGCCTGCCCGGCGCGATCCAGAACCACGGCGACGTGCTGGCGCTCGGCGCCCGCGTGTCCGACGCCCTGCGCGGCGTCTTGTCCGACCTGATCAAGGTCGTGTAG
- a CDS encoding thymidine phosphorylase, producing MLFLDIIAKKRDGGRHTPGELAFVARGAAKGLVPDYQLSAWLMAVLCRGMDEKETVMLTRAMADSGETLGLGAIKRPKADKHSTGGVGDGVSLALAPLAAACGLAVPMMSGRGLGHTGGTLDKLESIEGFRVRLDLPEIRAQVAKHGFSLFGQTGTLAPADRTLYALRDATATVPARPLIVASILPKKAAEELDALVLDVKVGSGAIFPDAASARSLAKALVKTAKGLGIPTVAVLTAMEQPLGRFVGNALEVRQAVEILRGDEAAADYLECLLALGGWMLKLSGLSKSASEGSSLMRSKIADGSGLRLFRDCVKAQGGSVAVIDDLSLLPKAKLSRPVLAAKAGFVAALDARKVGHAAVLLGAGRAFKEQELDYGAGLELLKKVGDRVAKGEALAVLHAADGNKLDLGEREYREALKISPKAVRPKSVVLEVIR from the coding sequence ATGCTGTTCCTCGACATCATCGCCAAGAAGCGCGACGGTGGGAGGCACACGCCCGGCGAGCTCGCCTTCGTCGCCCGCGGCGCGGCGAAAGGGCTCGTCCCCGATTACCAGCTGTCGGCGTGGCTGATGGCGGTGCTGTGCCGGGGGATGGACGAGAAGGAGACGGTCATGCTGACCCGCGCGATGGCCGATTCCGGCGAGACCCTCGGCCTCGGCGCGATCAAACGGCCCAAGGCCGACAAGCACTCCACCGGCGGCGTCGGCGACGGCGTGTCCCTGGCGCTCGCCCCCCTCGCGGCCGCCTGCGGCCTGGCCGTCCCGATGATGTCGGGACGCGGCCTCGGCCACACCGGCGGGACGCTCGACAAGCTCGAGTCCATCGAGGGCTTCCGCGTCCGCCTCGACCTTCCCGAGATCCGCGCCCAGGTGGCCAAGCACGGCTTCAGCCTGTTCGGCCAGACCGGCACGCTCGCCCCCGCCGACCGCACCTTGTACGCGCTGCGCGACGCGACGGCCACCGTCCCCGCGCGCCCGCTGATCGTGGCGAGCATCCTCCCCAAGAAGGCCGCCGAGGAGCTCGACGCTTTGGTGCTCGACGTGAAGGTCGGCTCCGGCGCCATTTTCCCGGACGCGGCCTCGGCCCGGTCTCTCGCCAAGGCTCTGGTCAAGACCGCCAAGGGCCTCGGCATCCCGACCGTCGCCGTGCTCACCGCGATGGAGCAGCCCCTCGGACGCTTCGTCGGCAACGCCCTCGAGGTCCGCCAGGCCGTGGAGATCCTCCGCGGCGACGAGGCCGCCGCGGATTACCTGGAGTGCCTGCTCGCCCTCGGCGGCTGGATGCTCAAGCTCTCGGGCTTGTCGAAGTCCGCGAGCGAAGGCTCGTCGCTCATGCGCTCGAAGATCGCCGACGGCTCGGGCCTGCGCCTGTTCCGCGACTGCGTGAAGGCCCAGGGCGGCAGCGTCGCCGTGATCGACGACCTCTCCCTCCTGCCGAAGGCCAAGCTCTCCCGTCCGGTGCTCGCCGCCAAGGCGGGCTTCGTGGCCGCCCTCGACGCGCGCAAGGTCGGCCACGCCGCCGTCCTCCTGGGCGCGGGCCGCGCGTTCAAGGAGCAGGAGCTCGACTACGGCGCCGGCCTCGAGCTGCTCAAGAAGGTCGGCGACCGCGTCGCGAAGGGCGAGGCGCTCGCCGTCCTCCACGCCGCCGACGGGAACAAGCTCGACCTGGGCGAGCGCGAGTATCGCGAGGCCCTCAAGATCTCCCCCAAGGCCGTCCGCCCGAAATCCGTCGTGCTCGAAGTCATCCGGTAA
- the upp gene encoding uracil phosphoribosyltransferase, with product MPKLFVSDHPLVQDKLSRLRDRNTKPEDFRRLMAEVAMLIGCEVLKGVRTRKTTVRTPLQTAPALILDQPLTFVAVLRAGLGMTPGLLELAPKASIGHIGLYRDEKTLEPVQYYVRLPKNISGHFVVLCDPMLATGGSASESIRILKAHGAKNIALLTLLSSRRGVARIHKDHPDVPVYTAVVDSVLNAKGYIVPGLGDAGDRLFNT from the coding sequence ATGCCGAAGCTTTTCGTCAGCGATCATCCGCTCGTCCAGGACAAGCTCTCGCGCCTGCGCGACAGGAACACCAAGCCCGAGGATTTCCGCCGCCTGATGGCCGAGGTGGCCATGCTGATCGGCTGCGAGGTGCTCAAGGGCGTGCGCACGCGCAAGACGACGGTCCGTACGCCGCTTCAGACCGCGCCGGCCCTGATCCTCGACCAGCCGCTGACCTTCGTCGCGGTCCTGCGCGCGGGCCTGGGCATGACGCCGGGCCTGCTGGAGCTGGCGCCGAAGGCGTCCATCGGCCACATCGGCCTCTACCGCGACGAGAAGACGCTCGAGCCCGTCCAGTACTACGTCCGCCTGCCCAAGAACATCTCGGGGCACTTCGTCGTGCTGTGCGACCCGATGCTCGCCACCGGCGGCTCCGCCTCCGAGTCGATCCGCATCCTCAAGGCGCACGGCGCGAAGAACATCGCCCTGCTCACCTTGCTCTCCTCCCGGCGCGGCGTGGCCCGCATCCACAAGGACCACCCCGACGTCCCGGTGTACACCGCGGTGGTGGACTCCGTCCTCAACGCGAAGGGCTACATCGTCCCCGGCCTCGGCGATGCCGGCGACCGCCTCTTCAACACCTGA
- a CDS encoding Crp/Fnr family transcriptional regulator, giving the protein MAYSKRDAPNCDWCPFKKNCFYELLGTKESKKAWREIRLAHPHKRGEVVFHEGAMPQGVYVVCTGKVKVYKSSRTGQQLTTRVESPGDLLGHVTLLSDEGAYTATGEALEPSIVSMIDKTTFYNFLAKYPPASHALLKELAKDVRRGENKARDIAFKPARGRLADTLIRMMAPKKPYPIVAGIKRRDLAEMAGLTIETTVRLLKDFEERDVLRKKEKDLLILSEERLRALAGSAS; this is encoded by the coding sequence GTGGCTTACTCGAAGCGAGACGCGCCCAATTGCGATTGGTGCCCCTTTAAGAAGAACTGTTTCTACGAGCTCCTCGGCACGAAGGAGTCGAAGAAGGCCTGGCGGGAGATCCGCCTCGCGCACCCGCACAAGCGCGGCGAGGTGGTCTTCCACGAAGGCGCGATGCCCCAGGGCGTCTATGTCGTCTGCACGGGCAAGGTGAAGGTCTACAAGTCGAGCCGCACCGGCCAGCAGCTCACCACCCGCGTCGAGTCGCCCGGCGACCTGTTAGGCCATGTGACCTTGCTCTCCGACGAGGGCGCCTACACCGCAACCGGCGAGGCCCTCGAGCCCAGCATCGTGTCGATGATCGACAAGACCACCTTCTACAACTTCCTCGCCAAGTATCCGCCCGCCTCCCACGCCCTGCTCAAGGAGCTCGCCAAGGACGTGCGCCGGGGCGAGAACAAGGCGCGCGACATCGCCTTCAAGCCCGCGCGCGGCCGCCTGGCCGACACCTTGATCCGCATGATGGCGCCCAAGAAGCCCTACCCGATCGTCGCCGGCATCAAGCGCCGCGATCTCGCCGAGATGGCGGGCCTCACCATCGAGACCACGGTGCGCCTGCTCAAGGACTTCGAGGAGCGCGACGTCCTGCGCAAGAAGGAGAAGGATCTCCTGATCCTCTCCGAAGAGCGCCTCCGCGCGCTCGCCGGTTCTGCGTCCTAA
- a CDS encoding tetratricopeptide repeat protein, which produces MKRNMTKTSWTVLTIALAALLCTPPANAKTKKAPKSKANPEAQRLMSAGLANLEAGETSAAISTFNKAVRKEGSVSTYFLLGWAHYQRGFKLGSTEAADRDDAQSAIDAYAMALSLDASLKELPDASRLYFSMALCYEAVQSYDKALDAYKMAFRAAPSKVLIPMNAARLRLKMGDTAKAVSNIDLAMTKAMKNGQAKTLREAVRRDPAFAPLIADGASRKALGIGSDEDGTMVADIGARGEEMRDAVRDTAPKPAAPAQDAEVLEKIAQGNVEFKFRRYLSAVSAYNEALSLDQERLTLGAPQIAGVYERIGTAYNKLGQSDVAIRSLQKALQQNPMNPSAHYQIAMAYAMSGKTAVALRALDESFKSCAGPNDLRRFVMQAKTDTELEAVRDLPAFRSTVAKYSDRVALR; this is translated from the coding sequence ATGAAGAGAAACATGACGAAGACGAGCTGGACCGTCCTCACCATCGCGTTGGCCGCTCTTCTGTGCACCCCTCCGGCGAACGCGAAAACCAAGAAGGCCCCCAAGTCGAAGGCCAACCCCGAGGCCCAGCGCCTGATGTCCGCGGGCCTCGCGAACCTGGAAGCCGGCGAGACCTCCGCCGCGATCTCGACGTTCAACAAGGCCGTGCGCAAGGAAGGCTCGGTCTCGACCTACTTCCTGCTCGGCTGGGCCCACTACCAGCGCGGCTTCAAGCTCGGCTCGACCGAGGCCGCCGACCGCGACGACGCCCAGTCCGCGATCGACGCCTACGCGATGGCCCTGAGCCTCGACGCGTCGCTGAAGGAGCTGCCCGACGCCTCCCGCCTGTACTTCTCGATGGCCCTGTGCTACGAGGCCGTGCAGTCCTACGACAAGGCGCTCGACGCCTACAAGATGGCCTTCCGGGCCGCCCCGAGCAAGGTCCTGATTCCCATGAACGCCGCGCGCCTCAGACTGAAGATGGGCGACACCGCCAAGGCGGTCTCCAACATCGACCTGGCGATGACCAAGGCCATGAAGAACGGCCAGGCCAAGACTTTGCGCGAGGCCGTCCGCCGCGACCCCGCCTTCGCCCCGCTGATCGCCGACGGCGCCTCCCGCAAGGCCCTCGGCATCGGATCCGACGAGGACGGCACGATGGTCGCGGACATCGGCGCCCGCGGCGAGGAGATGCGCGACGCCGTCCGCGACACCGCTCCCAAACCCGCCGCCCCGGCGCAGGACGCCGAGGTCCTCGAGAAGATCGCCCAGGGCAACGTCGAGTTCAAGTTCCGCCGCTACCTGTCCGCGGTCTCCGCGTACAACGAGGCCCTGTCCCTCGACCAAGAGCGCCTCACCCTGGGCGCGCCGCAGATCGCGGGCGTTTATGAAAGAATCGGGACGGCCTACAACAAGCTCGGCCAGTCCGACGTCGCCATCCGCTCCCTGCAGAAGGCCCTGCAGCAGAACCCGATGAACCCGTCGGCGCACTACCAGATCGCCATGGCCTACGCGATGTCCGGCAAGACCGCCGTCGCGCTGCGCGCCCTCGACGAGTCCTTCAAGTCCTGCGCCGGCCCCAACGACCTGCGCCGCTTCGTGATGCAGGCCAAGACCGACACCGAGCTCGAGGCGGTGCGCGACCTCCCGGCCTTCCGCTCCACCGTCGCCAAGTACTCCGACCGCGTCGCCCTGCGCTAA
- a CDS encoding isoprenylcysteine carboxylmethyltransferase family protein, whose protein sequence is MSFLKADADSAQVKFPPPLIALLSILFGTLLDWFWPAPIVSESLRWPLGALLILGGVGILVSCSRLFKKAQTNIAPSKTTSHIVTTGIYGLSRNPIYLSFVVVGVGIASAVNSLWIVLMQIPVVLLIRKFVIAKEENYLESKFGDEYRNYKLKVRRWI, encoded by the coding sequence ATGAGCTTTTTGAAAGCAGATGCCGACAGCGCACAGGTTAAATTTCCTCCGCCATTGATTGCCTTGCTGAGTATTCTTTTCGGCACTTTACTCGATTGGTTTTGGCCCGCTCCAATAGTTTCCGAGAGCTTGAGATGGCCCTTGGGCGCACTTCTCATTCTAGGCGGAGTCGGCATCTTAGTTTCCTGTTCCCGGCTCTTCAAAAAGGCTCAAACAAATATCGCACCATCGAAGACAACATCCCATATCGTCACGACAGGAATTTATGGTCTTTCCAGGAATCCGATCTATCTTTCTTTTGTTGTCGTTGGAGTTGGAATCGCTTCCGCCGTCAATAGCTTATGGATAGTGCTTATGCAGATTCCTGTGGTGCTTCTGATCAGAAAATTCGTCATTGCGAAAGAAGAGAATTATCTCGAGTCAAAGTTTGGCGACGAATATCGCAACTACAAGCTAAAAGTCCGTAGATGGATATAA
- a CDS encoding SDR family NAD(P)-dependent oxidoreductase, with protein sequence MKLNGRTILITGGSAGIGLAFALKFIELGNEVIVTGRRRAVLDELKAKHPKLHTLQCDVSDPAQIAALAARVKADFPGLDVLMNNAGIMLYKNLKIPAADLDGLMTEMNVNVGGVIRTTSAFIDLLTANKGTVINVSSALAFVPLPSAPIYCAAKAAVHSYTQSLRFQLEETGVEVIELMPPAVKTDMTAGLSEGDVAMLTTDELVKLSFAALEAGALELRPGQSNQLAFMRRLAPDFINRQLWKAAKKSVPA encoded by the coding sequence ATGAAACTCAACGGCCGCACCATCCTCATCACCGGCGGCTCCGCCGGTATCGGGCTCGCCTTCGCGCTCAAGTTCATCGAGCTCGGCAATGAGGTCATCGTGACCGGCCGGCGCCGGGCTGTGCTCGACGAGTTGAAGGCGAAGCACCCTAAGCTCCACACGCTTCAGTGCGACGTCTCCGATCCAGCACAGATCGCCGCGCTCGCGGCGCGCGTCAAGGCGGACTTCCCGGGGCTCGACGTTCTGATGAACAACGCCGGGATCATGCTCTACAAGAACCTCAAGATCCCGGCCGCCGATCTCGACGGGCTCATGACGGAGATGAACGTCAACGTGGGCGGCGTGATCCGCACGACGTCCGCTTTCATCGACCTCCTCACGGCGAACAAGGGGACCGTGATCAACGTGTCCTCCGCCCTCGCCTTCGTGCCGCTGCCGAGCGCGCCGATCTACTGCGCCGCCAAGGCGGCGGTCCACTCCTACACTCAGTCCCTTCGGTTCCAGTTAGAGGAAACCGGCGTCGAGGTCATCGAGCTCATGCCTCCGGCCGTGAAGACCGACATGACGGCGGGCCTTTCCGAGGGCGACGTCGCCATGCTCACCACGGACGAACTGGTGAAGCTATCTTTCGCGGCCCTCGAGGCAGGGGCCCTGGAGCTGCGCCCGGGGCAGTCGAACCAGCTGGCCTTCATGCGACGGCTCGCTCCCGATTTCATCAACCGGCAGCTTTGGAAGGCGGCCAAGAAGTCGGTGCCCGCATGA
- a CDS encoding acyl-CoA thioesterase produces MDTHEYKTTIEDRHLDLFGHINNAAYLELFEEARWDWITGNGFGRKEVLESGIGPTLLEVKLRFKREIRGKERVVIRSKTLEYRGKIGRVEQVMMTADGSVSCVAEFVIALLDLRERKLIRPTPEWAKAIGLSRTG; encoded by the coding sequence ATGGATACGCATGAATATAAGACGACCATCGAGGATCGCCATCTCGATCTCTTCGGCCACATCAATAATGCCGCCTACCTGGAGCTTTTTGAAGAAGCCCGCTGGGATTGGATCACGGGCAACGGCTTCGGACGAAAGGAAGTGCTCGAAAGCGGCATAGGGCCGACTTTGCTCGAGGTCAAACTGCGTTTCAAACGCGAGATCCGGGGCAAAGAACGCGTCGTGATCCGCTCAAAGACGCTCGAGTACCGCGGGAAGATCGGCCGCGTGGAGCAGGTCATGATGACGGCGGACGGCAGCGTCTCCTGCGTGGCGGAGTTCGTGATCGCGCTGCTTGACCTCAGGGAGCGGAAGCTGATCCGGCCGACGCCCGAATGGGCCAAAGCCATCGGACTGAGCCGCACGGGATAG